In the Oceanivirga salmonicida genome, one interval contains:
- a CDS encoding restriction endonuclease subunit S — MQIKDFVNFQNGYAFKSKDFIENGDFKIIKIKELKDGKIQFFKESSSINIDDTNKFEKFMVKKGDILFALTGDPVSKPNPLSWVGRVAIYNHESNAIINQRVCKITAKKNINIKYLYYYFRIYNHFYSLASIAKFSSSLVLIKGIF; from the coding sequence ATGCAAATAAAAGATTTTGTAAATTTTCAAAATGGGTATGCTTTTAAATCAAAAGACTTTATTGAAAATGGAGATTTTAAAATTATAAAAATTAAAGAACTAAAAGATGGAAAAATACAATTTTTTAAGGAAAGTTCTTCAATAAATATAGATGACACAAATAAATTTGAGAAATTCATGGTAAAAAAAGGAGATATATTATTTGCTTTGACAGGTGATCCAGTTAGTAAACCTAATCCTTTAAGTTGGGTAGGAAGAGTTGCCATATATAATCATGAAAGTAATGCTATAATAAATCAACGTGTATGTAAAATTACTGCGAAAAAAAATATAAATATTAAATATTTGTATTACTATTTTAGGATTTATAATCATTTTTATTCATTAGCATCTATTGCTAAATTCTCTTCATCCTTAGTATTGATAAAAGGTATATTCTAA